Below is a window of Leptospira saintgironsiae DNA.
TCTTCCTCTTCATCCTCGCTTTCTTCTTCTACATTTAGAAGTTCTAGGAGTTCTTTATAGGCTCTGTCTTTTTCTAGAACGCCAGTTTTCTTAATCGATTTTTTGAGAACATCGTCCCATTTTTTCTGGGGAAGGATCACTTGCATCTCTTCCAAAACTTCCAGAATATTGATATCGTCTTTTGTATTAAAGATCTCTGTTGCGTCGTAACGGAATAATCCGGAAAGTTGATC
It encodes the following:
- a CDS encoding LB_289 family protein, producing the protein MKRTELERRERDLRKAQKKQEALDKRGGGNGVGDFIDQLSGLFRYDATEIFNTKDDINILEVLEEMQVILPQKKWDDVLKKSIKKTGVLEKDRAYKELLELLNVEEESEDEEEEVGV